The DNA region CTGCGGCCCCTGGCCCGCCCGACGTCGCCGTTCGTCGATGCGCCGCGGGCCCGCGGGCAGCACTGGGTCACCCCGTCGCTGCTGTGCGAGGTGCGCTTCAGCGAGTGGACGCCAGACAACCGCCTCCGCCACCCGGTCTTCCTCGGCCTGCGTGACGACGTGGGGCCCGAAGCGGTCGATCCGTGCGGACCGCGTCGCGAGCCGACGACCACCGAACGACGGACATCGAGCCTCGAGGGCCACCAGTCCGGCCCCTCGGCCTCGACCGGCACTCGTCACCGAGCACACATACGATCGGCGGACCGGCTGTCATCGCTCCCCGCCACCCCGCTCGTCGAGCAGTTGCAGGCGCTCGAGGACGCCGGCCGCGACGGCACGCTGGCGCTCCCGGAGGGGCCGCTCGACGTCACGAACCTGCGCAAGGTCTTCTGGCCCGCCAGCGGCCTCACCAAGGGCGACCTGCTGCGGTACTACGTCCGCATCGCGCCCTGGCTGCTGCCGGTGATCGCGGACCGACCGCTCGTGATGAAGCGCTACCCGAACGGCGTGCTGGGCAAGGCGTTCTACCAGCAGCGGGCGCCCGACGCGGTGCCGCCTGGCGTCCGGGTGGAGACGGTGGAGGGCGACGAGAGCGACGACGGGCCGACGCCGCGGCTGATCGGCGGCTCGCTCATCACGCTGCTCTACGTGGCGCAACTCGGGGCGATCTCGCTCGACCCGTGGTTCTCGCGGGCTGCGACGCCTGCGCAGGCCGACTTCGTGGCCATCGACCTCGATCCGATGCCGGGGGTCCCCTTCACGCAGGTCAAGGACGTGGCGCGGTGGGTGCACGAGGCGCTGGTGATGCTCGACATCCCGGCGGCACTCAAGACGTCGGGCTCGTCGGGCCTGCACATCCACATCCCGCTCGCGCCGGGCACGTCGTACGAATCGGGCCAGCTGCTCTGCCAGATCATCGCGTCGGCGGTGGCCTCGCAGCACCCCAGAGCGGCCACGGTGGAGCGGATGGTCGCCAGGCGGGGCCGCACGGTCTACGTGGACTACCTGCAGAACATCGAGGGCAAGACGCTGGCCTGCGCCTACAGCGCCCGCGCCAGCCAGTTCGCCGGCGTGTCCACGCCGCTGCAGTGGAGCGAACTCGACCAGGACGTGCGCCCGGAGGACTTCACGCTCCAGACGGCGCTGGATCGCTTCGAGGAGACCGGCGACCTGTGGAACCCGGTGATGCAGGGCCGGGCCGCCGACCTGCACGCCGTGCTGGAGAAGCTGGGAAGGTAGGCTCAGGACTCAGGGCTCAGGGCTCATTCAGCACGGTCTCTGAGCCTTGAGCCTTATGCCTCGAGCCTAAGGCATCTTCCGAGTGCCCGTCACGACGACATTGCGGAACTCGGCGGTGTCGTCGAACGAGCCCACGCCGGCGCGCCCCCACGCGAGCGTCGCGTCGGTGGCCAGCATGATCGGCGTGGTCATGTCGTCGACGAACACCTCGATGCGCCCGGTGGACGGCGTGCGCACGACGCGGGCGGCGTGCCACTGCTGATCGGTGAGCGGCGTCACCTGCGACAGCGTGTCGATGCGTTTACGGTCGGCGTCGTTCACCAGGAAGATGCCGTTGTGCACGTCGTCTCGCGCCGCGGAGAGATGCACGTAATAGAAGCGCGTCGGCGATTGGTAGCCGACGACCAGGAGCGCGTCGCGTCGGGGCGTGACGTCGGGCAGCGCGGCGGTCGACCGCACCTCGACGGCGAGCGTCGTCGCCGTCATCTCCGGGCCGTTGACCAGAGCGAGCGCCGAGGGGCGGCGGATGGCGCCACCGGGCTTGCCGGCCGTGACCAGGGCCAGCAGGCCCTGCCGCACGCTCCAGCTGCCGTTGCCGTCGAGCGTGAACTCGCGCGCCAACGCGTCGGCCGAGAGCGTCGGACGGACCGTCGTCGGGCCCTGCGCGGCGAGCACACCGCCGGCCAGTACCGCCCCCAGCGCCACCAGGCGTGCACGCCCTCCGCAAGTTGCCACGTTCCGCATGGCCTGCATTCTCGGCCTTTCGGCATCATCCGTGCAATGACATCGCCCAGTCACATGCAACGTCGGGCGGCACATCGTCGCCCTGACCACAGGTGGAGGACGCGCGATGGGTATTCTTGGCTGGATTGTGTTCGGTTTGGTGATCGGTGCGCTGGCAAAGCTCGTGATGCCCGGGCGAGACCCCGGCGGCATCATCGTGACGATGCTGCTCGGCATCGTCGGGTCGTTGCTGGGCGGTTTCCTCGGTCAGGCACTCGGCCTGTACGGGCCCAACGACGCGGCAGGCTTCTTCATGTCGCTGCTCGGTGCGGTGGTCGTCCTGGCCATCTACCGCATGGCGATGGGACGCGGTCGCCACACCATCACGACCTGATTCAGTGCAGGACTGATGCGACACGCTACAGGTTGCAGGCAATCGGCCGCCTGCAACCTGTTCCCGGCGGCCAGGGGTGTAGGAATTGCCACCCTGTCTTGCCGCTGATGCACAAGTGAACACGACAGTGCCGATGGTCGTGCCGGAATCGCCATCCGGCATTGGCCCAATTCCTGTAAATGAGCGATGGGCACCGTCGCTCTCCTCCACGTCACGCCCGGCCTCGCCGATGGATTGCGGAGCGCCTGCGCGGCGGCAGGGCTCGTGGTCTCTGCGGCACACCTGCACGACCTCGACGCCGGTCACTTCGATGCCGAGGCGTTCCTCCGCCAGCACGACCCCGTCGTCGTCGTCATCGACCTCGCGCCGCCGTATCCGGTGGCGCTCGAACGACTACAGGTCATCAGTCGGTTGCCGGCCGCCCAGGGCCGACAGTTGGTCGTCACGGCGCCCGACCCCGCGTTCGTCGCGGCCTCGCTCGATCACGCCGGTCGGCTCATCGAGATCGTCGGGCAACACGAGGACCTCGGGCCGCTGATCCTCGCCATCAAGGAAGCGACGCGTGCCCGTCCCGGCCGCTGAGCGTCGTCAGCGTTCCCTGTAAGTCGACCAGGCGATGCCGAGCTTGCGCATGCGGGCTCGCAGCGTGTGGGGGTTGACCTTGAGCAACCGGGCGGCACCGTCCGGGCCTTCGATGCGACCACGTGTCTCGGCCAGCGCCGCCTCGATGTGGCGACGAATGGCCTCGTCGAGCGGGACGATGCGGCCGGCCGGCGCGAGTGCGGCCGCGACTTCGGGCGACACGCTCCTCGACGGGCCGCCTCGGCCGAGCGCCGCCGCGATCTCGAGCGAGCGCCCCTGCCCGAGCAGCACGGCGCGATCCATCACGGCCGACATCTCGCGCACGTTGCCCGGCCAGCGATACTCGCGCAGGAGTCGTTCGTGTTCGTCGGTCACGGGCACCGGACGCACGCCGAAGCGATCCGAGGCGCGACGCGCGAAGTACTCGGCGAACTCGCGGATGTCGTCGGGGCGATCGCGCAGCGGCGGGATCACCACCGGGAAGACCGCGAGGCGGTAGTAGAGGTCGTCGCGGAAGGCGTGAGCCTCGACCATCTCGGGGAGATCGCGGTGGGTCGCGGCGATCAGGCGCACCTTCACGCGGACGGGCCGGTCACCGCCGACACGCACCACCTCGCCGTCCTGCACGACCCGGAGCAGACGCACCTGCGCCGGAAGCGACAACTCCCCCACCTCGTCGAGGAACAGGGTGCCGCCGTCAGCCTGCTCGAACCAGCCCTGCCGCTGGGTGAGGGCCCCCGTGAAGGCGCCCTTTTCATGCCCGAAGAGTTCCGAGTCGATCAGCTCGGGCGGGATCGCACCACAGTTCACGCGGCGAAAGGGCCCGAGCCTGAAGGACGACTCCTGGTGGATGAGGCGCGCCACCACTTCCTTGCCGGTGCCGGTCTCGCCAAACAGCAACACGGGAGCGTTGCTGCGCGACACCATGCCGACCCGCTCGAGCACGCTGGCCAGGCCCGTCGTGCTCCCGACAATTCGCTCTGTGACCACGCCGTCTTATATCACGGCTTCAGCCATCACATTTGACGGCAATGCCGTGACATGTGATGGGTCAACCGTGAACACATCCTGAAATGACCGAAAAACCGACATCCCAGACTTGGCCCGGCGGCTGCACATAGAAGGGCCGGCATGGTACAGACACCTTATTTCCCCTTTGTTCAGGCGACCTCGCGGCGCCATCGGGCCGCCTTCCACGTCCTCTCGGTCCTCATCGTCGGCATATCGACACTGGTCGGCAGCGAGGTGGGCGCACAAGTGGCGAACACTGACGGCGGTTCGGCAGCCCCGCAGGCATCACAGGCCATCGCGGGCGCGACCCTCCCGAGCATCACGGGCGTCGTGCGCGACACCGCCGGGCTGCCGATGCCCGGCGTCGTGGCGCGCGTGCTGACCGAGGGCGGCCAGGGCGTCGGCGAGGCCATCAGCGACGAGAACGGCGTGTTCCGGATCGACGTGCGTCGGGCCGGCCGCTACCAGGTGCAGGTCACCCTCGAGGGGTTCGAGCCGGTGACCCGCCCCGTGGACGCCTCGATGGGCGGCATCGTCTCGGTGGACGTCGCCCTCGAGCCGCGGATGTCGGAGATGGTGGTGGTCGCCGCGCGACGCATGGACGAGGCGCTGCAGGCCGCGCCGATGACCGGGTCGGTGGTCGAGGGCGAGCAGCTCAACGACGCTGGCGCCTTCAACGTCAACCGTCTGCGCGAGCTCGTGCCGACGGTGCAGTTCTTCTCCACCAATCCCCGCAACTCCTCGGTGAGCATCCGCGGCCTCGGCCTGCCGTTCGGATTGACCAACGACGGCATCGAGCCGGCGGTGGGCATGTACGTCGACGGCGTGTTCTTCGCGCGGTCGGCGGCGGCCACGCTCGACCTCGTGGACGTCGAGCGGATCGAGGTGTTGCGAGGTCCGCAGGGCGCCGGTTTCGGCCGCAACACGACGGCCGGAGCGATCAGCGTGGTCAGTCGTCGTCCGAGCTTCACGCGCGAGTTCGACGCCGAGGTGACCGCCGGGTCGCTGGGCTTCGCGCAGGTCAAGTCCAGCGTCAACGTCCCGCTCGGCGCCCGGCTGTCGACCCGGTTCGCCTTCTCGGGCACCAGCCGTGACGGCCTGCTCTACAACACGACGACGCGCAGCGGGCTGAACGAGATGAACAACGTCGGCGGGCGCGGGCAGGTGCTGTACGCGCCGACCGACGGCTTCGCGATGGTGCTGGCCGCCGATCACACGCGCCAGCGTCCGCAGGGCTTCGCCCAGGTGGTCGCCGGTGTCGCGCCGACGCTGCGTCCGGCCAATCGCCAGTTCCCGCAGATCATCGCCGACCTGAACTACACGCCGCCGTCCTACAACGCCTTCGATCGCCTGACCGACGCCGACACGCCGCATCGCTCGAACCAGGACCTCGGCGGCACGTCGCTGACGATGGAGAAGCGACTCGGGTCGGCCAAGCTCACTTCGATCACCGCGTGGCGCTACTGGAACTGGGACCCGTCCAACGACCGCGACTTCCTCGGCCTGCCCGTGACGACGGTCTCGGCCAACCCGTCGAAGCAGCGGCAGTTCACCCAGGAGGTCCGCTACACGACGCCGTTGACGAGCAAGATCGCCTTCTCGGGCGGCGTGTTCGCCTTCCACCAGTCGATCGACTCCGACGGCCGCCAGGAGCACGGCTCGGCCGCCGCGCGCTTCCTGCTGCCGCCGACCCAGGCCGCCCTCACGCCCGGCCTGCTCGACGGCTACGGTCAGGTCGCCGACATCCAGTCCTCGTCGACGGCGGCCGCGCTCTTCGGCCAGGCCGAATGGTCGGTCACCGACCGGCTCACGCTGATCCCCGGCATCCGCCTCAATCACGACCGCAAGTCGCTCGACTACGACAGCCAGGTGTACGGCGGCCTGCAGACCACCGATCCGGTGCTGATCGCGCTGCAGCGCTCGGTGCTCGCTCCCCAGCAGTACGCGGCAGACGTCCGCGACACCAACGTCACCGGGCAGTTCACCGCGCGGTACCTGCTTGCGGGCACGACGCACGTCTTCGGCACGGTGTCGACGGCCGTCAAGCCGATCGGCCTGAACATGAACGGCGTCCCGGTCGACAGCACCGGCGCGCCGATCGTCAGCGCGGCCACGGTGCTGCCCGAACGCGTGCGCCACGCGGAGGGCGGCATCAAGACCGAGCCCTGGCGCGGCGTGCGCCTCAACCTCTCGGTGTTCAACACCGACGTGCACGATTTCCAGGCCAACGTGGTCAATGCCGACGTCGGCGTGCTGCGCGGGTACCTGGCCAACGCCGACCTGGTGCGGGTGCGGGGCGTGGAATTCGACGGCGCCGCCGAGATCACCAGTGCCGTATCGGTGTTCGGCGCGGCCGCCTGGACCGACGCGCGGTACGCCCGGTTCACCGACGCGCCCGCCCCGCTCGAGGAGACGGGTGGGCCGCTGGCCAAGGACATCTCGGGCAGCCGCCTGCCCGGCGTGCCCGAGTGGGCGCTCACCTTCGGCGTCGAGGCCCGTCGCGGCGCGACCCTGTTCTCGCAGTCCGGTGAGTTGTTCGTCGCCGGCGACACCAGCTACCGCACCGAGTTCTCGTCGAGCGCCACGCCGTCCCTCTACCTCAACGTGCCGGCGTACGCGCTGGCCAACCTGCGGGCGGGCTACCGCTGGGGCAACGGCTGGATGGTCTCGGTGTGGTGCCGCAATGCGTTCGACACCGATTACCTGGAACTGCTCTCGGCGGCCCCGGGCAACTCGGGACTCTACGTGGGCATGCCGGGCGAGCCCCGCACCTGGGGCGTCACGCTGCGCATGGCCCTCCGCTCGCCGGGGCGTCCATAGGGCGCTCGCCTGACGAGTCACCACGAGGCATCCTGACATGCAGGCACACACGTCCCCGGCCACGCCCGCGACCGCTGACGCGATCCACGTCCCGGCGTGGCAGTTCTACCTGTACTTCCTCCGGCTCGGCGCCACCGGCTTCGGCGGCCCGATCGCCCTTGCGGGCTTCATGCAGCGGGATCTGGTGGAGCAGAAGCGCTGGATCTCGCGCGAGGACTACACCGACGGCCTGGCGCTCGCGCAGCTGGCGCCCGGCCCGCTGGCCGCGCAGTTGGCCATCTACCTCGGCTACGTGCGCGGCGGCAGGGTCGGCGCGACCATCGTCGCGGCGTGCTTCATCCTGCCGTCCTTCCTGATGGTCTGGGCCCTGTCGGTCGCCTACGTCAGGTTCGGCGGCCTCCCGTGGATGCAGGCGCTGTTCTACGGCATCGGCGCCGTGGTGATCGGCGTGATCGCACGGTCGGCCCAGAAGCTGACCGCGCTGACGCTGGGACGCAGCCCGCTGCTCTGGGCGATCTTCGGGGTGATGGCAATCACCACGGCATGGACGGAGCGGGAGATCGCCTGGATGTTCATCGCGGCAGGCGTCCTCACCACGCTGATCGCGACCTGGCGCATGGCCCGGGAGGAGCGGCAGTTGGACGCCTCGGGCGCCGGCCTGTTCGCGCTCGCGTCGGCTCCCCTGGCCACGGCTGCCGTGCCCCCGACCCTCACCACGGTGTTCTGGGTGTTCGTCAAGGCCGGCGCGTTCGTGTTCGGCAGCGGCCTGGCGATCGTCCCCTTCCTGTACGGCGAGATCGTGCAGGTGCAGGGCTGGCTGACCGATCGGCAGTTCCTCGACGCGGTGGCGGTGGCGATGATCACGCCCGGCCCCGTGGTGATCACGGTGGCCTTCATCGGCTACCTCGCGGCCGGCACGTGGGGCATGACCGCGGCGGCGGTGGGCGTCTTCCTGCCGGTGTACGTGTTCGTGGTGCTCCCTGCGCCCTACTTCCGGAAGCACCGGTCACAGCCGCAGATCAAGGGCTTCGTCGACGGCGTGTCGGCTGCGGCCACCGGGGCGATCGCCGGCGCCGCCTGGGTGCTCGCGACACGGGCGCTGGTCGACGCGTGGACCGTGCTGCTCGCGGTGACCGCCTTCGTCGTGCTGTGGCGCTGGAAGGTCTCCGAGTTGTGGCTCATCGCCGGTGGCGCGCTGGTCGGCCTGCTCGTGGCAGGTGCCGCGCGGTCCTGAGGCGCGTCGCGCCAGCCCCCTCAGCCTTCGTCGAAGCCCAGCACGCGCAGCAATCGCAGCGCGTTGCCGGCATGTGCCGGTCCCGGTCGCAGACGGTAGTCGAAGGTCATCGTCACCGCGTCGCCCTCGCCGTGCAGCGTCTCCTGCAGGTGCACGCTCTCGGCGCGGGCGGTGAACGCAGGATCGGCGGCCAGTTCCAGGTCGTGCGTGGTCACCACCCCGACGGCCTGGCACCCCAGCAGATGCTCGACGACCGTGCGGACGGCCACCTGGCGCTCGCCGCTGTTGGTGCCCTGCAACACCTCGTCGAGCAGGTAGCAGACCCGGCGCGAGGCCCGGGCCTCGCGCGCCGCCGTCACGATGCCCTTCAGGCGCACCAGCGACGCCATGAAGAGCGAGAGCCCGAGTTCCAGCGAATCAGAGATGCGCATGCTCGTGTGCAGCGCGAGAGGCGGCAACGAGAGCCGCGAGGCACACACCGGGCCACCGGCATGCGCGAGCACCACGTTCACGCCGATCGCCCGCAGCAACGTGCTCTTGCCCGACATGTTGGAACCGGTCACGAGCAGGAAGCGGCCCGTCGGGCCGACGGTGACGTCGTTGGTCACGCGGACGGCGTCGGCCAGCAGGGGATGCCCGAGGCCCTCGGCCGACAACCGGTCGTGCGCCGCCGAGAGGTCGGGGAACGTCCACGAGGCGTGGTCGAACGCCAGTGAGGCGAGGCCGCCCAACGCCTCGACGCGGCCCACCGCCTCGAGCCACTTGCGCACGCCGCCGCCGTGACGGCGCCGCCAGCGCTCGATGGCCCACCACACGTGCAGGTCCCAGAGGGTCAGGGTCTGCAGCGGCGCGAACAGCCAGGCGGAGTGCCGCACGTCGGAGAGCGCGACCAGTTGCTCCAGCGCCCGCAGCGCCGGCGGAGCGGAGGACAGATCCCGTTGCGCCGCCTGCAGCAGCGGCGCCGCGAACGTCCGCGACTGCACGTGGTCGATCGCGGTCGCCCAGGGCCGCAGGCCGTGCTCGCCGGCCGCGCCGCCGATCGCGTGCTCGATCGGCTCGTGCACCCACCAGCGCAACACCCACCCGAGCAGGCCCGTGAGCAGCCACCAGGATCCCGTCACCACGCCGACCAGCGTGCCGACCGCCCCGGCGAGCGTGCACGCCGTCAACACGACGGCCACGAGCGGCACCCAGGCCCGTCCGGCCACGCCGTCGGGTTGCTCGGCCCACCGCACCGCGTGCGGCAGGCTTCGCGCGTCGTCGCCGGGCACGTCCGGGAGCGCCCGGGCGAGCGCCGTGAGGTGCTGCCGGACGTCGAGCAGGGGCGCCAGTTCCTGCACGGCCGCCTGCCGCGCGGCAATCACCTCGACAGGGTCGTCGGCGCCGTGCAGGAGCCATCCGGCCAGCGCCTGCCGGCCGGTCGGAGTGCGCACGGGGCCGAGTACCTGCGCGACCGAGGCATGCCCGAACACGTCGAGATCGACGGCGAACGGATGCTCGTCGGGGATGGTCGGCGTCCACGCGGCGGGCAGGTCACTCCAACGCCGCGCGAGTCGCGCGAGCGCGTCGCGATTGAGCGCAGCCATCGCCTGCGCGGCGTCCCGACGACGCTCGACACGATCGTGCCGCACGACCAGCCACGCGAAGGCGACGACACCAGCAGTGAGCAGGGCCGCCCACGCGGGCGCGCCGGACCGCACCATGCCGACGATCGCCGCCACGACGATCGCCGCGACCAGCAGTCGCAGCCGCGAGTACACCCGCGAGCGCGCGTCCTCCTGCGCCGCGACCGCGCCGAACTGCCTGAGCCTGGTCTCGTACGCCTCGGCTGGTGAGGTGAACGACGGGGACGCGGAGGCGAGAGGCACACCCCACGTTACCGCAGCCGCGTCGCCAGGGCATTGGTGCCAGCCGCCCAGTGCACGCTATCGGCGTCGCCATACATGGCGCGCTCGACGACGATCGAGGGCAGCGGATCGCCGTCCAGCAGGCCGAGCGCCTCGACGATGACGCCGAAGCGGGTGTCGCGCACGACGTCGGCGAACTCGGACTGGATGGCGACACTGGTGCGCGACGACGGCGCGAGCGCAACGACCCGATCGTGGGTCGTGCCGTCCTCGAGCACGACGGTCACGCGCGCCCGTCCCGGCGTCGTCGACGTGTTGGCGATGAGCACGTAGGTCTCGACCTCGGCGGGGCCGCCGGCCTCACCCTCGGCCAGCGCCCACGCGGTGCCCGCTTGCGTGGCGCCAGCCGAGGCGTGCGCCTCGTACCATGACGAGCCGTCGCCCGGCCACCACATCGCCCGCTCGACGACCAGCGGCACGCCGTTCAGCGACTCGACCGTCGTCGACACCGCCGCATCGGCGAGCGGCAGGCCGACCGTGCCCGCGAAGCGCTCCTGATCGACCCAGATGGTGGAACGCGAGGTGGCCGGCGCGATGAAGGAGCGCTGCAGCGTCTGGCCGGTCTCGAGCAGGTACGTCAGGCGCACGTCGGCGGCGACGTCACTCGGGTTGGCCACCAGCACGAACATGTCGAAGTAGGCGCCGGTCCGTCCCTCCGCCAGGAACCAGCGAGGCGTGGGCGCAGCCACGCCCATCACCTCATGACCGGCGTCGAACACGTGGGCCCGCGTGGAGCGGTACATCGCCCGCTCCGCGATGAAGGGTGCGCCGTCGACCGATTCGAGTACGGCGCTGAACTCGTCGGAGGCGAGCGCGCGCCCGAGCCCGGCGAAGTCCTCGACGTTGGCCCAGACGGTGGTCCGCGATCGCGGCGCGAGGTCGTACGTCTTCTCCAGCGGCGGGCCAGCCGCGCGCAGGAAGCGGGCCTGCACCGTGATGGTGTCGTCGCCGGGATTCTGCAACAGGTAGAAGAGCGAGAACCCGCTGTGGGTCGCACCCTCCGCGAAGTACCACCGCGACGACGCGTCAGCCGCCGCCGTCTCGGCGTGGGCACCGTAGCCGGCGCCATCCCACGTCATCGTCCGATCGACCACGATGGGCACGGACGCAGTGACCACCGTCGAGAACTCGGCCTGGTCGAGGCCGTCGGCGTCGCGCGGCCACACCGTGCGGCGTGCGTGCGCCGGCAGCGGCACGGTCTGCTCGACGACCGACCTCCCGGCGCGCAGGTACTGCAGCGAGGCAATCGTGTCGGTGTCGCCAGGGTTGAGCAACGCCAGGCGCGTGTCGAAGAAGCTGGACGTCGCGCCCTCGGCCAGGTAGCGCGTGTACGTCGACGGCGCGGCCGCCGGCACGAAGACCACCGTCGCCGTGCGCACGCCGTCGGCATGGGCCTGCGTGACCATCACGGTGGCCGAGCCGGAGGGCAGTGGCGACGGCACCCCCATGACGGCCAGGCCGGCGCCATCGCTGCTCGCCGGCAGTGCGGCGATCGACACTCGGGCGTCGCCCTGCCCCTGCAGCGGACTCACGGTAATCCACGCCGCGTCGGTCCACGCGCGCCATGCGGGCAGTGCCGCCGGCACGTCGAGCGTCAGCTCGTGGACCCCGCCGGCCGCAGGTGCGATCCACGCGTCCTCGGCGGTCCTCGCCGTGGGCGGGTGCGGGGCCTGCGAGACCGCAATCGCCCGACCGGCGACAGTGAGGGTCGCGCTGCGCGCGTCGGAGCCACCGTGCGGTGCCACCGTCACCGACACCGCGCCAGTGCCGACGCCCGAGGCAGGGGTCACCGAGATCCAGGGCGCCGGGCTGGTGGCCGTCCACGGCGCATCGACGATGGTCGACGTGACGATCACGCTGTGGCTGCCGCCTTGCGCGGGCTCGCTGATGGCGCCGGGCGACACCGAGAAGGTGGCGATGGCGCCATCCTGCGACACGGTGACCACGTGCCCGCCGATCAGCAGTTGCCCCGTCCTGGGCGACACCGACGGGTTCGCCGCGACGGTGATCGCCGCGTGGCCGCTGCCGGTGCCGCTGGTGGGACTCACGGTGGCCCATCCGACGTCGCTCGAGGCCGTCCACGCCACGCTCGGCGGGGTGACGCTTGCCGAGAGCGACACCACGCCGCCGGCCGCCGGCAAGGCCGCCGACGCGGGGCTGAGCGAGATCGAGTAGCCATCCTGCGTCACCGACACGGTGCGGCCCGCGATTGTCGCCGTCGCCGTGCGTGGCTGGGCCGACGATGCGTGCACCGAAGCGGTGAGGGTGACCGAGCCGTTGCCGGTGCCGCTCGACGCACTGGCCGTGAGCCATGGCTGGCTCGTGGTCGCCGTCCAGGGCGCGTCGGCAAGCGAACTGGTCACCGTGACCAGGTGCGTCCCGCCCGCCGCCGCGGGCATCCACGCCGATGACGACAGGGTGAACGTGGCGGTGCTGCCGGCCTGCGTGACGGTGACCTGGTGGCCGGCAACGGTGGCCGTGGCGGTGCGCGAGAGCG from Luteitalea sp. TBR-22 includes:
- a CDS encoding sigma-54-dependent Fis family transcriptional regulator, yielding MVTERIVGSTTGLASVLERVGMVSRSNAPVLLFGETGTGKEVVARLIHQESSFRLGPFRRVNCGAIPPELIDSELFGHEKGAFTGALTQRQGWFEQADGGTLFLDEVGELSLPAQVRLLRVVQDGEVVRVGGDRPVRVKVRLIAATHRDLPEMVEAHAFRDDLYYRLAVFPVVIPPLRDRPDDIREFAEYFARRASDRFGVRPVPVTDEHERLLREYRWPGNVREMSAVMDRAVLLGQGRSLEIAAALGRGGPSRSVSPEVAAALAPAGRIVPLDEAIRRHIEAALAETRGRIEGPDGAARLLKVNPHTLRARMRKLGIAWSTYRER
- a CDS encoding TonB-dependent receptor produces the protein MVQTPYFPFVQATSRRHRAAFHVLSVLIVGISTLVGSEVGAQVANTDGGSAAPQASQAIAGATLPSITGVVRDTAGLPMPGVVARVLTEGGQGVGEAISDENGVFRIDVRRAGRYQVQVTLEGFEPVTRPVDASMGGIVSVDVALEPRMSEMVVVAARRMDEALQAAPMTGSVVEGEQLNDAGAFNVNRLRELVPTVQFFSTNPRNSSVSIRGLGLPFGLTNDGIEPAVGMYVDGVFFARSAAATLDLVDVERIEVLRGPQGAGFGRNTTAGAISVVSRRPSFTREFDAEVTAGSLGFAQVKSSVNVPLGARLSTRFAFSGTSRDGLLYNTTTRSGLNEMNNVGGRGQVLYAPTDGFAMVLAADHTRQRPQGFAQVVAGVAPTLRPANRQFPQIIADLNYTPPSYNAFDRLTDADTPHRSNQDLGGTSLTMEKRLGSAKLTSITAWRYWNWDPSNDRDFLGLPVTTVSANPSKQRQFTQEVRYTTPLTSKIAFSGGVFAFHQSIDSDGRQEHGSAAARFLLPPTQAALTPGLLDGYGQVADIQSSSTAAALFGQAEWSVTDRLTLIPGIRLNHDRKSLDYDSQVYGGLQTTDPVLIALQRSVLAPQQYAADVRDTNVTGQFTARYLLAGTTHVFGTVSTAVKPIGLNMNGVPVDSTGAPIVSAATVLPERVRHAEGGIKTEPWRGVRLNLSVFNTDVHDFQANVVNADVGVLRGYLANADLVRVRGVEFDGAAEITSAVSVFGAAAWTDARYARFTDAPAPLEETGGPLAKDISGSRLPGVPEWALTFGVEARRGATLFSQSGELFVAGDTSYRTEFSSSATPSLYLNVPAYALANLRAGYRWGNGWMVSVWCRNAFDTDYLELLSAAPGNSGLYVGMPGEPRTWGVTLRMALRSPGRP
- a CDS encoding GlsB/YeaQ/YmgE family stress response membrane protein → MGILGWIVFGLVIGALAKLVMPGRDPGGIIVTMLLGIVGSLLGGFLGQALGLYGPNDAAGFFMSLLGAVVVLAIYRMAMGRGRHTITT
- a CDS encoding chromate transporter, producing MQAHTSPATPATADAIHVPAWQFYLYFLRLGATGFGGPIALAGFMQRDLVEQKRWISREDYTDGLALAQLAPGPLAAQLAIYLGYVRGGRVGATIVAACFILPSFLMVWALSVAYVRFGGLPWMQALFYGIGAVVIGVIARSAQKLTALTLGRSPLLWAIFGVMAITTAWTEREIAWMFIAAGVLTTLIATWRMAREERQLDASGAGLFALASAPLATAAVPPTLTTVFWVFVKAGAFVFGSGLAIVPFLYGEIVQVQGWLTDRQFLDAVAVAMITPGPVVITVAFIGYLAAGTWGMTAAAVGVFLPVYVFVVLPAPYFRKHRSQPQIKGFVDGVSAAATGAIAGAAWVLATRALVDAWTVLLAVTAFVVLWRWKVSELWLIAGGALVGLLVAGAARS
- the ligD gene encoding DNA ligase D, translating into MARTVQPWQDTAPPAPMLATPCELDALPLSSSSLVYEQKFDGIRAIVVVEPAHPAARVALYSRNGNDKAAQFPDIVKALRELAASLTGPVVLDGEIVALDGRGRPASFTALQSRMHLKGTRDIEARSATVPTALIVFDLLREGRDDLRPLTLAARRARLEHLLHVRTSERLREGAFTAGDGHRVLAQAEREGWEGLIVKDADAPYLSGVRSRTWRKVKLHKRATLLIGGWTDPKGTRGGFGALMVGSPVDARGKPATPSRDSEATLCYAGNVGTGFSDATITDVLARLRPLARPTSPFVDAPRARGQHWVTPSLLCEVRFSEWTPDNRLRHPVFLGLRDDVGPEAVDPCGPRREPTTTERRTSSLEGHQSGPSASTGTRHRAHIRSADRLSSLPATPLVEQLQALEDAGRDGTLALPEGPLDVTNLRKVFWPASGLTKGDLLRYYVRIAPWLLPVIADRPLVMKRYPNGVLGKAFYQQRAPDAVPPGVRVETVEGDESDDGPTPRLIGGSLITLLYVAQLGAISLDPWFSRAATPAQADFVAIDLDPMPGVPFTQVKDVARWVHEALVMLDIPAALKTSGSSGLHIHIPLAPGTSYESGQLLCQIIASAVASQHPRAATVERMVARRGRTVYVDYLQNIEGKTLACAYSARASQFAGVSTPLQWSELDQDVRPEDFTLQTALDRFEETGDLWNPVMQGRAADLHAVLEKLGR